A stretch of Cupriavidus necator DNA encodes these proteins:
- a CDS encoding pyridoxal phosphate-dependent aminotransferase: MKPIQKSNKLNNVCYDIRGPVLEKAKQMEEEGHKIIKLNIGNLAVFGFDAPEEIQQDMMRNLPNSAGYSDSKGIFAARKAIMHYTQQKNIEGVGLDDIYVGNGASELIVMAVNALLNAGDEVLVPAPDYPLWTAAVSLSGGTPVHYICDESNDWMPDPADIRARITPHTKAIVIINPNNPTGALYSDELLLEIVAIAREHGLIIYADEIYDKVLYDGHTHTSIASLSTDVLTVTFNGLSKNYRSCGYRAGWMVVSGDKRPAIDYIEGLNMLSSMRLCANVPGQWAIQTALGGYQSINDLVNEGGRLRRQRDLAYELITAIPGVTCVKPKAALYLFPKLDLSMYPVQDDQEFIYELLQESKVLLVQGSGFNWAKPDHFRIVFLPHEEDLREAIGRIARFLEAYRKRHGKAAA, encoded by the coding sequence GTGAAACCCATCCAGAAATCCAACAAACTCAATAACGTTTGCTACGACATCCGCGGACCGGTGCTGGAAAAGGCCAAGCAGATGGAGGAAGAAGGGCACAAGATCATCAAGCTGAATATCGGCAACCTGGCCGTGTTCGGCTTTGACGCGCCGGAAGAGATTCAGCAGGACATGATGCGAAACCTGCCGAATTCGGCAGGTTATTCTGATTCCAAGGGCATTTTCGCCGCACGCAAGGCGATCATGCACTATACCCAGCAAAAAAATATCGAAGGCGTTGGCCTGGACGATATATATGTGGGCAACGGTGCCTCCGAACTGATCGTGATGGCCGTCAACGCGCTGCTCAATGCCGGCGACGAAGTGCTGGTGCCGGCGCCGGACTACCCGCTGTGGACCGCCGCGGTGAGCCTCTCGGGCGGCACGCCGGTGCACTATATCTGCGACGAGTCCAACGACTGGATGCCCGATCCGGCCGATATCCGCGCCCGTATCACGCCGCATACCAAGGCCATCGTCATCATCAACCCGAACAACCCCACCGGGGCGCTGTATTCGGACGAGCTGCTGCTCGAGATCGTCGCCATCGCGCGCGAGCACGGCCTGATCATCTATGCCGACGAGATCTACGACAAGGTCCTGTACGACGGCCACACCCACACCTCGATCGCCTCGCTCTCGACCGACGTGCTGACCGTGACCTTCAACGGCCTGTCGAAGAACTACCGCTCATGCGGCTACCGCGCCGGCTGGATGGTGGTGTCGGGCGACAAGCGCCCGGCCATCGACTATATCGAAGGCCTGAACATGCTGTCGTCGATGCGCCTGTGCGCCAACGTTCCGGGCCAGTGGGCGATCCAGACCGCGCTGGGCGGCTACCAGAGCATCAACGACCTGGTCAATGAAGGCGGACGCCTGCGCCGCCAGCGCGACCTGGCCTACGAGCTGATCACCGCGATCCCGGGTGTTACCTGCGTCAAGCCCAAGGCGGCGCTGTACCTGTTCCCCAAGCTCGACCTGTCGATGTACCCGGTGCAGGACGACCAGGAGTTCATCTACGAACTGCTGCAGGAGTCCAAGGTGCTGCTGGTGCAGGGCTCGGGCTTCAACTGGGCCAAGCCCGATCATTTCCGCATCGTGTTCCTGCCGCACGAGGAAGACCTGCGCGAGGCCATCGGCCGCATCGCGCGCTTCCTCGAGGCGTACCGAAAACGCCACGGCAAGGCAGCGGCCTGA
- a CDS encoding homoserine dehydrogenase gives MNPIKVGLLGIGTVGSGTFNVLKRNQEEIRRRAGRGIEIAVVADLNTERARELTNGEVEIVSDANEVVSRPDIDIVIELIGGYGIARELVLKAIENGKHVVTANKALLAVHGNEIFEAARKKGVIVAFEAAVAGGIPIIKALREGLTANRIQWIAGIINGTTNFILSEMRDKGLDFDVVLKEAQQLGYAEADPTFDIEGVDAAHKVTLMSAIAFGMPVQFDKAHVEGITKLSAIDIKYAEELGYRIKLLGITRRRDDGVELRVHPTLVPASRLIANVEGAMNAVLVQGDAVGATLYYGKGAGAEPTASAVIADLVDVTRLHTADPNHRVPHLAFQPDELSSVPVLPIEEINSSYYLRMRVADETGVLAEITRILAEGGISIDAMLQKESREGEPQTDIIILTHITREKHVNAAIAKIEALPTVLSAVTRLRMEELN, from the coding sequence ATGAACCCCATCAAAGTTGGCCTGCTCGGCATCGGTACCGTCGGTAGCGGCACGTTCAACGTGCTCAAGCGCAATCAGGAAGAAATTCGTCGCCGCGCCGGCCGCGGCATCGAGATTGCCGTGGTGGCCGATCTCAACACCGAACGCGCGCGCGAACTGACCAACGGGGAAGTGGAGATCGTCAGCGACGCCAACGAGGTGGTCAGCCGCCCGGACATCGATATCGTCATCGAACTGATCGGCGGCTACGGCATCGCGCGTGAGCTGGTGCTCAAGGCGATCGAGAACGGCAAGCACGTGGTCACCGCCAACAAGGCGCTGCTGGCCGTGCACGGCAACGAGATCTTCGAAGCCGCGCGCAAGAAGGGCGTGATCGTCGCCTTCGAAGCCGCGGTGGCCGGCGGCATCCCCATCATCAAGGCGCTGCGCGAGGGCCTGACCGCCAACCGCATCCAGTGGATCGCCGGCATCATCAACGGCACCACCAACTTCATCCTGTCCGAGATGCGCGACAAGGGCCTCGATTTCGACGTGGTGCTGAAGGAAGCCCAGCAGCTCGGCTACGCCGAAGCCGACCCGACCTTCGACATCGAAGGCGTCGATGCCGCGCACAAGGTCACGCTGATGAGCGCGATCGCCTTCGGCATGCCGGTGCAGTTCGACAAGGCCCACGTGGAAGGCATCACCAAGCTGTCAGCCATCGACATCAAGTACGCCGAGGAACTGGGCTACCGCATCAAGCTGCTGGGCATCACCCGCCGCCGCGACGACGGTGTCGAGCTGCGCGTGCATCCGACGCTGGTGCCGGCCTCGCGCCTGATCGCCAACGTCGAAGGCGCGATGAACGCGGTGCTGGTGCAGGGCGACGCCGTGGGCGCGACGCTCTACTACGGCAAGGGTGCCGGCGCCGAGCCGACCGCCTCGGCCGTGATCGCTGACCTGGTCGACGTGACCCGCCTGCACACCGCCGATCCCAACCACCGCGTGCCGCACCTGGCGTTCCAGCCGGACGAGCTGTCGAGCGTGCCGGTGCTGCCGATCGAAGAGATCAACAGCTCGTACTACCTGCGCATGCGCGTGGCCGACGAGACCGGCGTGCTGGCCGAGATCACCCGCATCCTGGCCGAGGGCGGCATCTCGATCGACGCCATGCTGCAGAAGGAATCGCGCGAGGGCGAGCCGCAGACCGACATCATCATCCTCACGCACATCACGCGCGAGAAGCACGTCAACGCGGCGATCGCCAAGATCGAGGCGCTGCCCACCGTGCTGTCCGCCGTGACGCGCCTGCGCATGGAAGAACTGAACTAA
- the thrC gene encoding threonine synthase, protein MKYQSTRGHEMPQSFSEILLGGLAPDGGLYLPTQYPQVTADELEAWRKLSYADLAYEILRKFCDDIPAEDLRALTRKTYTPEVYCNAREGDNTADITPLRTLGEEGGTRLQLLGLSNGPTLAFKDMAMQLLGNLFEYALGRAGQELNILGATSGDTGSAAEYAMRGKRGIRVFMLSPHRKMSAFQTAQMFSLQDANIFNLAVEGVFDDCQDIVKAVSNDLDYKARQKIGTVNSINWARVVAQVVYYFKGWLLATSGPGQKVSFCVPSGNFGNVCAGHIARMMGLPIDKLVVATNENDVLDEFFRTGAYRVRKSAETYHTSSPSMDISKASNFERFVFDLLGQDAGKLVVLFRDVEEKGGFDLSGTPEFDRIREFGFVSGRSTHDDRVATIRDLSSRYGITIDTHTADGVKVAREHLSAGVPMVVLETALPAKFADTIREALGHEPERPAKFEGIESLPQRFEVMPADAAQVKAYIAGHTGL, encoded by the coding sequence ATGAAATACCAGTCGACCCGCGGCCATGAGATGCCGCAATCGTTTTCCGAGATCCTGCTGGGCGGCCTGGCGCCGGACGGCGGGCTGTACCTGCCTACGCAGTACCCGCAAGTCACCGCCGACGAACTGGAGGCCTGGCGCAAGCTGTCGTATGCCGACCTGGCCTACGAGATCCTGCGCAAGTTCTGCGACGATATTCCTGCCGAGGACCTGCGCGCGCTGACGCGCAAGACCTATACGCCCGAGGTGTACTGCAACGCGCGCGAGGGCGACAACACCGCCGACATCACGCCGCTGCGCACGCTCGGCGAGGAAGGTGGCACCAGGCTGCAACTGCTGGGCCTGTCCAACGGCCCGACGCTGGCCTTCAAGGACATGGCGATGCAGCTGCTCGGCAACCTGTTCGAGTACGCGCTGGGCCGCGCCGGGCAGGAGCTGAACATCCTGGGCGCGACTTCCGGCGATACCGGCAGCGCGGCAGAATACGCCATGCGCGGCAAGCGCGGCATCCGCGTGTTCATGCTGAGCCCGCACCGCAAGATGAGCGCGTTCCAGACCGCGCAGATGTTCAGCCTGCAGGACGCCAACATCTTCAACCTTGCCGTCGAAGGCGTGTTCGACGATTGCCAGGACATCGTCAAGGCGGTCTCCAACGACCTCGACTACAAGGCGCGCCAGAAGATCGGCACGGTCAACTCGATCAACTGGGCACGCGTGGTGGCCCAGGTGGTGTACTACTTCAAGGGCTGGCTGCTGGCCACCAGCGGCCCCGGCCAGAAGGTGTCGTTCTGCGTGCCGTCGGGCAACTTCGGCAACGTCTGCGCCGGCCATATCGCGCGCATGATGGGCCTGCCGATCGACAAGCTGGTAGTGGCCACCAACGAGAACGACGTGCTCGACGAGTTCTTCCGCACCGGTGCCTACCGCGTGCGCAAGTCGGCCGAGACGTACCACACCTCGAGCCCGAGCATGGATATTTCCAAGGCCTCGAACTTCGAGCGCTTCGTGTTCGACCTGCTCGGCCAGGACGCCGGCAAGCTGGTGGTGCTGTTCCGCGACGTGGAAGAGAAGGGCGGCTTCGACCTGTCGGGCACGCCGGAATTCGACCGCATCCGCGAGTTCGGCTTTGTCTCGGGCCGCAGCACGCACGACGACCGCGTAGCGACCATCCGCGACCTGTCTTCGCGCTACGGCATCACCATCGATACCCACACCGCCGATGGCGTCAAGGTGGCGCGCGAGCATCTCAGCGCCGGCGTGCCGATGGTGGTGCTGGAAACCGCGCTGCCGGCCAAGTTTGCCGACACTATCCGCGAAGCGCTCGGCCACGAGCCGGAGCGCCCCGCAAAGTTCGAGGGCATCGAGAGCCTGCCGCAGCGCTTTGAAGTGATGCCGGCCGACGCCGCACAGGTCAAGGCCTATATCGCCGGCCACACCGGCCTGTAA
- the glp gene encoding gephyrin-like molybdotransferase Glp, translating to MTQAAAPSRPPMLTMAQALDALLGAARPLAQLESIDTLHANGRVLAAPVTSTLRVPPADNTSMDGYAMRAGDVPAAGTRLRVSQRIPAGHVGTALEPGTAARIFTGGLIPPGADAVVMQEQCTAEGEDVIVNHVPQSGEWVRRAGEDIEAGSVILPAGTRLTPQALGLAASVGQAKLDVVRRVRVAVFFTGDELAMPGEPLKPGAIYNSNRFTLRGLLENLGCEVSDFGIVPDTLAATRETLRRAAQGHDLIITSGGVSVGEEDHIKPAVEAEGRLDMWQIAIKPGKPLAFGQVNNDAGPAFFLGLPGNPVSSFVTFLLFVRPFILRLQGVAGVTPRRLPLRADFELNKGDRRNEFLRARINAEGGLDLFPNQSSGVLTSTVWGDGLIDNPPNQPIARGDTVQFIPFDGLLA from the coding sequence ATGACCCAAGCCGCAGCACCTTCCCGCCCCCCGATGCTGACCATGGCCCAGGCGCTCGACGCGCTGCTCGGCGCCGCCCGTCCGCTGGCGCAGCTTGAATCCATCGACACGCTCCACGCCAACGGCCGCGTGCTGGCCGCGCCCGTGACCAGCACGCTGCGCGTGCCGCCGGCAGACAATACCTCGATGGACGGCTACGCCATGCGCGCGGGCGATGTGCCCGCTGCCGGCACGCGGCTGCGCGTGTCGCAACGGATTCCCGCCGGCCATGTCGGCACCGCGCTGGAACCCGGCACCGCCGCGCGCATCTTCACCGGCGGGCTGATCCCGCCGGGCGCCGACGCCGTGGTGATGCAGGAGCAATGCACCGCCGAGGGCGAGGACGTGATCGTCAACCACGTGCCGCAATCCGGTGAATGGGTGCGGCGCGCGGGCGAGGATATCGAGGCCGGCAGCGTGATCCTGCCGGCCGGCACGCGGCTGACGCCGCAGGCGCTGGGGCTGGCCGCATCGGTCGGCCAGGCGAAGCTGGACGTGGTGCGGCGCGTGCGCGTCGCCGTGTTCTTCACCGGCGATGAACTGGCGATGCCGGGCGAGCCGCTCAAGCCAGGCGCCATCTACAACTCCAACCGCTTCACGCTGCGCGGCCTGCTGGAAAACCTGGGCTGCGAGGTCAGCGACTTCGGCATCGTTCCCGACACGCTGGCCGCTACGCGCGAGACGCTGCGCCGCGCGGCGCAGGGACACGACCTGATCATCACCTCGGGCGGCGTTTCGGTCGGCGAGGAAGACCATATCAAGCCCGCGGTCGAGGCCGAGGGGCGGCTCGACATGTGGCAGATCGCGATCAAGCCGGGCAAGCCGCTGGCGTTCGGGCAGGTCAACAACGATGCCGGGCCGGCGTTCTTCCTGGGTTTGCCGGGCAACCCGGTGTCCAGCTTCGTGACCTTCCTGCTGTTCGTGCGCCCGTTCATCCTGCGCCTGCAGGGCGTGGCCGGCGTGACGCCGCGGCGCCTGCCGCTGCGCGCGGACTTCGAACTGAACAAGGGCGACCGCCGCAATGAGTTCCTGCGCGCGCGCATCAATGCCGAGGGCGGCCTGGACCTGTTCCCCAACCAGAGCTCGGGCGTGCTGACCTCCACCGTCTGGGGCGACGGCCTGATCGACAATCCGCCCAACCAGCCGATCGCGCGCGGCGATACCGTGCAGTTCATTCCGTTTGACGGCCTGCTCGCATAG
- the moaD gene encoding molybdopterin converting factor subunit 1, producing MTIELRFFASVREQLGVAEERAEVPADVRTVGELRHWLIQRGGPWAEALAEGRALRMAVDHAVARPDTAIADGCEVAFFPPVTGG from the coding sequence ATGACCATCGAACTCCGATTCTTTGCCAGCGTGCGCGAGCAGCTGGGCGTGGCTGAAGAGCGCGCCGAGGTGCCGGCCGACGTGCGCACCGTGGGCGAACTGCGCCACTGGCTGATTCAGCGCGGCGGCCCCTGGGCCGAAGCTCTGGCCGAAGGCCGCGCGCTGCGCATGGCCGTCGACCATGCGGTGGCGCGCCCCGATACGGCGATTGCCGACGGCTGCGAAGTCGCCTTTTTCCCACCAGTGACCGGAGGCTGA
- a CDS encoding molybdenum cofactor biosynthesis protein MoaE encodes MSVRVQREDFDLGAEVAALRAGNPAVGAVASFIGTVRDVSDGSAVSAMELEHYPGMTEKALAQIEAAACARWALLGVTIIHRVGPMQPLDQIVMVAVASAHRGNAFAACEFIMDYLKSEAPFWKKEDTPEGARWVDARVTDEAALQRWGIASFNASGDDAGAPPEKQGGSQP; translated from the coding sequence ATGAGCGTCAGGGTGCAGCGTGAGGATTTCGATCTCGGCGCGGAAGTCGCTGCGCTGCGTGCCGGCAATCCGGCGGTCGGCGCGGTGGCCAGCTTTATCGGCACGGTGCGCGATGTCAGCGACGGCAGCGCGGTCAGCGCGATGGAGCTTGAGCACTATCCGGGTATGACCGAGAAGGCGCTGGCGCAGATCGAAGCGGCTGCGTGCGCGCGCTGGGCGCTGCTGGGCGTGACCATCATCCACCGCGTCGGGCCGATGCAGCCGCTGGACCAGATCGTGATGGTCGCGGTGGCGTCGGCGCATCGCGGCAATGCCTTTGCCGCGTGCGAGTTCATCATGGACTACCTCAAGTCCGAAGCGCCGTTCTGGAAGAAGGAAGACACCCCGGAAGGGGCGCGCTGGGTCGACGCCCGCGTGACCGACGAAGCCGCCCTCCAGCGCTGGGGGATCGCATCGTTCAATGCCAGCGGCGACGATGCTGGCGCACCACCGGAGAAGCAGGGCGGGAGCCAGCCCTGA
- the crcB gene encoding fluoride efflux transporter CrcB encodes MGPLGFVAVGVGAAAGAWLRWGFAVLWNAINPALPYGTLAANLLGGYLVGLAVGFFDTHAGLPPEWRLLAITGFLGGLTTFSTFSSEVVANLIAGDYGWAGLHLLLHLGGSLLLTAFGLWTYRLLA; translated from the coding sequence ATGGGGCCGCTCGGCTTTGTCGCCGTGGGCGTAGGCGCCGCGGCGGGTGCGTGGCTGCGCTGGGGCTTTGCGGTGCTGTGGAACGCGATCAATCCCGCGCTGCCCTATGGCACGCTGGCGGCCAACCTGCTGGGCGGCTACCTGGTCGGCCTGGCGGTCGGGTTCTTCGATACGCACGCGGGCCTGCCGCCGGAATGGCGCCTGCTGGCCATCACCGGCTTCCTTGGCGGGCTGACCACGTTCTCGACCTTCTCCAGCGAGGTGGTGGCGAACCTGATTGCCGGCGACTATGGCTGGGCGGGGCTGCACCTGCTGCTGCACCTGGGCGGCTCACTGCTGCTGACCGCGTTCGGCCTCTGGACTTACCGCCTGCTGGCCTGA
- a CDS encoding alpha/beta fold hydrolase gives MDAPDSAPAGPASPPFASHPARGALPGWRETGQGRPLLLLHGWSVTGEAFDGQRALALAGFRVIAPDHAGHGLSRERDGTTITALARDVAGLVAHLGLTDVVVAGWSMGAMVAWALLRDHPGLPLAAVGSIDMTPRLVTDAAWPHGLHGHYEIAHAAQMAARIRADWTRLAPSVALGMWSAGRRPEDAAMQRIAHMAGQCDAWALAALWEDMARQDFRETLRGAGLPLFHLYGEASRLYAPAVGTATLALRPGAGFSVVAGAGHSPHMEQPQAFNAALLGLIARAASGQQAVSPEAERGQQQ, from the coding sequence TTGGACGCTCCCGATTCGGCACCTGCCGGCCCCGCTTCGCCGCCGTTCGCCAGCCACCCGGCACGCGGCGCCTTGCCAGGCTGGCGCGAAACCGGCCAGGGACGGCCGCTGCTGTTGCTGCACGGCTGGTCCGTCACCGGCGAGGCCTTCGACGGCCAGCGGGCGCTCGCACTGGCGGGATTCCGCGTGATCGCGCCCGACCATGCCGGCCACGGCCTGTCGCGCGAGCGCGACGGCACCACGATCACGGCGCTGGCACGCGACGTCGCCGGACTGGTTGCACACCTCGGGCTGACAGACGTGGTGGTGGCTGGCTGGTCGATGGGGGCGATGGTGGCATGGGCGCTGCTGCGCGACCATCCGGGTCTTCCGCTGGCAGCGGTCGGCAGCATCGACATGACACCGAGGCTGGTGACCGATGCGGCCTGGCCGCATGGCCTGCACGGCCACTATGAGATTGCGCACGCCGCGCAGATGGCGGCCCGTATCCGGGCCGACTGGACCCGGCTGGCGCCGTCAGTCGCGCTGGGAATGTGGTCGGCGGGAAGGCGCCCGGAAGACGCCGCAATGCAGCGCATCGCGCACATGGCGGGCCAGTGCGATGCGTGGGCGCTTGCCGCTTTATGGGAAGACATGGCGCGCCAGGATTTCCGGGAGACATTGCGCGGTGCCGGGCTGCCGCTGTTCCACTTGTACGGGGAAGCCAGCCGGCTCTATGCGCCCGCGGTGGGCACCGCTACGCTCGCACTGCGGCCCGGAGCGGGATTCAGCGTGGTGGCCGGCGCCGGCCACAGCCCGCACATGGAGCAGCCGCAGGCATTCAATGCCGCGCTGCTGGGCCTGATCGCCCGGGCCGCGTCAGGCCAGCAGGCGGTAAGTCCAGAGGCCGAACGCGGTCAGCAGCAGTGA
- a CDS encoding TetR/AcrR family transcriptional regulator, with protein MSQTDTGAPPETGATREPGHAGGICPPKTARGQKTREALLRAAEKVFGEKGYYAASISEITQEAKVAMGTFYLYFKDKEDIFRALVAHMLELVRAHLRKHVAAAATQMEAERLGLKAFLSFVSRHKNLYRIVLDSYSVDETIYSSYFQVFAELYSRRLTRAEEQGEIVPGDAEVRAWCLIGISNFLGMRYARWKRPPSMEKVVDTAFDLISHGLQPR; from the coding sequence ATGTCCCAGACCGACACGGGCGCACCGCCCGAAACCGGCGCAACCCGCGAACCCGGCCATGCCGGCGGCATCTGCCCGCCCAAGACCGCGCGCGGGCAGAAGACGCGCGAGGCGCTGCTGCGCGCGGCCGAGAAGGTGTTCGGTGAGAAAGGCTATTACGCCGCGTCGATCTCCGAGATCACGCAGGAAGCCAAGGTTGCGATGGGCACTTTCTACCTGTATTTCAAGGACAAGGAGGACATCTTCCGCGCGCTGGTCGCGCACATGCTGGAACTGGTGCGCGCCCACCTGCGCAAGCACGTTGCCGCCGCGGCCACCCAGATGGAAGCCGAGCGCCTGGGCCTGAAGGCATTTCTCTCTTTCGTTTCGCGCCACAAGAACCTGTACCGGATCGTGCTGGATTCGTACTCGGTGGACGAGACCATCTACAGCAGCTATTTCCAGGTGTTTGCCGAGCTCTACAGCCGGCGCCTGACGCGCGCCGAGGAGCAGGGCGAGATCGTGCCCGGCGATGCCGAGGTGCGCGCCTGGTGCCTGATCGGCATCAGCAACTTCCTGGGCATGCGCTATGCGCGCTGGAAGCGCCCGCCTTCGATGGAGAAGGTGGTCGACACCGCCTTCGACCTGATCTCGCACGGCCTGCAGCCGCGATGA
- a CDS encoding enoyl-CoA hydratase/isomerase family protein: protein MNADAEPLVQWERAVDGVALLRLNRPQRHNSLVPELLEALLAALDEIEADPAIHAVVLTHAGKNFSTGGDVAAFAAQGDAIASYADRLLALLNRSILRLAALRCPVVAAVEGWLTGGSLGLVLACDMAVLARDARIAPYYTVVGFSPDGGWTAMLPQLVGTPRARAWQLNNAIVAAPEAEALGLATALAAPGSAEADAATLARGVMRKVPGSVARTRALLRWDADTLAAGLERERAAFVAQIASAETADGMRRFLAGRARE, encoded by the coding sequence ATGAACGCTGACGCAGAACCCCTGGTGCAGTGGGAGCGCGCCGTCGATGGCGTGGCGCTGCTGCGCCTGAACCGGCCGCAGCGGCACAACAGCCTGGTGCCCGAGTTGCTGGAAGCGCTGCTCGCCGCGCTGGACGAGATTGAAGCCGACCCGGCGATCCATGCCGTGGTGCTGACGCATGCCGGGAAAAATTTCTCCACCGGCGGCGATGTCGCGGCATTCGCTGCGCAGGGCGACGCGATAGCCAGCTACGCCGACCGGCTGCTGGCACTGCTGAACCGTTCGATCCTGCGCCTGGCAGCGCTGCGCTGCCCGGTGGTGGCGGCCGTGGAGGGCTGGCTGACGGGCGGCTCGCTGGGTTTGGTGCTGGCGTGCGACATGGCGGTGCTGGCGCGGGATGCGCGCATCGCGCCGTACTACACGGTGGTTGGCTTCAGCCCGGACGGCGGCTGGACCGCGATGCTGCCGCAGCTGGTCGGCACGCCGCGGGCGCGCGCGTGGCAGCTGAACAATGCGATCGTCGCCGCGCCGGAGGCAGAGGCACTTGGCCTGGCCACCGCGCTGGCCGCACCGGGTTCGGCCGAGGCCGATGCCGCGACGCTGGCGCGCGGCGTCATGCGCAAGGTGCCGGGCAGCGTGGCCCGCACGCGCGCGCTGTTGCGCTGGGACGCCGACACCCTGGCGGCCGGCCTTGAGCGGGAGCGCGCGGCCTTTGTCGCACAGATCGCCAGTGCCGAGACCGCCGACGGCATGCGGCGCTTCCTGGCAGGGCGCGCGCGCGAATAG
- a CDS encoding substrate-binding domain-containing protein: MQRNPLAVRALVMAAGLLAAGTALAKDIRIAHVYDKTGALEAYAKQTQTGLMMGLEYATNGTMTVNGNKLVVIEKDTQGKPDVAKAQLAAAYSDDRADIAVGPTSSGTALAMLPVAEEYKKVLLVEPAVADSITGDKWNRYIFRTGRNSSQDAISNAVALDKPGVQIATLAQDYAFGRDGVKAFKGALKNARIVHEEYLPTSTTDFTAGAQRLFDSLKDKPGRKVIFIIWAGAGNPFKIADLDPRRYGIEIATGGNILPAMASYKNFPGMEGATYYYFGIPKNKANEWLVSNHYSKFKAPPDFFTAGGMTAGIALVEALKKTSGETGTEKLITAMEGMSFDTPKGKMTFRKEDHQAMQSMYHFKIKVDPAFAWGVPELVREIKPEEMAVPVRNHR, from the coding sequence ATGCAACGCAACCCACTCGCCGTACGTGCCCTGGTCATGGCCGCCGGCCTGCTTGCCGCCGGCACCGCGCTGGCCAAGGACATCCGCATCGCGCACGTCTATGACAAGACCGGCGCGCTCGAAGCCTACGCCAAGCAGACCCAGACCGGCCTGATGATGGGCCTGGAGTACGCCACCAACGGCACCATGACCGTCAACGGCAACAAGCTGGTGGTGATCGAGAAAGACACCCAGGGCAAGCCGGACGTGGCCAAGGCCCAGCTGGCCGCCGCCTACAGCGACGACCGCGCCGATATCGCGGTCGGCCCCACCTCTTCCGGCACCGCGCTGGCGATGCTGCCGGTGGCAGAGGAATACAAGAAGGTGCTGCTGGTCGAACCCGCGGTGGCCGACTCGATCACCGGCGACAAGTGGAACCGCTATATCTTCCGCACCGGCCGCAATTCGTCGCAGGACGCAATCTCCAACGCCGTGGCGCTGGACAAGCCGGGCGTGCAGATCGCCACGCTGGCGCAGGACTACGCTTTTGGCCGCGACGGCGTCAAGGCCTTCAAGGGCGCGCTGAAGAACGCCAGGATCGTGCACGAGGAATATCTGCCGACCAGTACCACGGACTTCACCGCAGGCGCGCAGCGGCTGTTTGATTCGCTCAAGGACAAGCCAGGCCGCAAGGTGATCTTCATTATCTGGGCCGGTGCCGGCAACCCGTTCAAGATCGCGGATCTGGATCCCAGGCGCTACGGCATCGAGATTGCCACCGGCGGCAACATCCTGCCGGCGATGGCCAGCTACAAGAACTTCCCGGGCATGGAAGGGGCCACGTACTACTACTTCGGCATCCCCAAGAACAAGGCCAATGAGTGGCTGGTGTCCAACCACTACAGCAAGTTCAAGGCGCCGCCCGACTTCTTCACGGCCGGCGGCATGACCGCGGGCATCGCGCTGGTCGAGGCGCTGAAGAAGACCAGCGGCGAGACCGGCACCGAGAAGCTGATCACGGCGATGGAAGGCATGTCATTCGACACCCCCAAGGGCAAGATGACCTTCCGCAAGGAAGACCACCAGGCCATGCAGTCGATGTACCACTTCAAGATCAAGGTGGATCCGGCCTTCGCCTGGGGCGTGCCTGAGCTCGTGCGCGAGATCAAGCCCGAAGAGATGGCCGTGCCCGTGCGCAACCACCGCTGA